AATGATTAAAGATGACACGTTTGATGATTTTATTATGCAACTGTTGCAGCAGTACGAGGCATTGGGCCCTTTGCCAGGTATTTTGCTTCCGATGTTCGAAGCATTGCTCCCTTTTTTACCTCTCTTTATTTTTGTGGTAGGAAACTCAATTGCATACGGATTATTTAAAGGTTTTCTATTCTCATGGATCGGAGCGGTTCTCGGGGCTGTATTTGTCTTCTGGGTGATTCGAAAGTTAGGACAGAAGAGATTCTTCTTGTTTATAAGACGGAATAAGCAGGTGCAGCGGGTAACAGAATGGCTTGAGCGTCATGGGTTCGGTCCGCTCTTCTTGTTAATGTGCTTCCCTTTTTCTCCTTCTGCGATTATTAATGTAGTAGGGGCTTTGTCGAAAGTAAGTTTTCAGCAATTTGTACTAGCTGTTGTGTT
The nucleotide sequence above comes from Pontibacillus chungwhensis. Encoded proteins:
- a CDS encoding TVP38/TMEM64 family protein: MNIQDLDLEALKQMIKDDTFDDFIMQLLQQYEALGPLPGILLPMFEALLPFLPLFIFVVGNSIAYGLFKGFLFSWIGAVLGAVFVFWVIRKLGQKRFFLFIRRNKQVQRVTEWLERHGFGPLFLLMCFPFSPSAIINVVGALSKVSFQQFVLAVVLGKAVMIFTISYVGHSITEFAKSPLKTVVVGICIAIFWIIGKVIERKLQQRSHENVSAND